Proteins found in one Candidatus Limnocylindrales bacterium genomic segment:
- a CDS encoding lysophospholipid acyltransferase family protein, with protein sequence MFYAFFHGLFFIVSTLCFRLKVIGRSNIPKKGGVILASNHISYLDPPIIGCSIWRRVHYMAKEELFRHPVLRFFITRWQAFPVKRGGMDRAALKKAIEIVLQGEVLLMFPEGTRSSTGELQEGKLGVGMIAVKSKGVIIPTLIQGTDKILPRGKRFPRLNRVLIKFGKPIYIDQITHEGPSKELYIKVSTLIMEKIRELKQEVLDENKR encoded by the coding sequence ATGTTTTACGCCTTCTTTCACGGTTTATTCTTTATAGTATCCACCCTTTGTTTTCGTCTTAAAGTCATAGGGCGTTCCAATATTCCCAAGAAAGGAGGCGTTATCCTCGCTTCGAATCATATCAGTTATCTGGATCCACCCATTATTGGCTGTTCGATCTGGCGTCGGGTCCACTATATGGCCAAGGAAGAACTCTTCCGACATCCGGTCCTTCGGTTCTTTATAACCCGATGGCAGGCCTTTCCTGTAAAGCGCGGAGGGATGGATCGAGCCGCTTTAAAAAAAGCGATTGAAATCGTTCTTCAAGGGGAAGTCCTTCTAATGTTTCCGGAGGGGACTCGAAGCTCCACGGGAGAGTTACAGGAAGGGAAATTGGGAGTCGGTATGATAGCAGTTAAATCCAAGGGGGTGATAATTCCAACCCTGATTCAGGGGACCGATAAAATTCTTCCCAGGGGAAAAAGATTTCCCAGATTGAATAGGGTTCTCATCAAGTTTGGAAAACCCATTTATATAGATCAGATAACCCATGAGGGCCCTTCAAAAGAACTGTATATCAAGGTAAGTACTCTAATTATGGAGAAAATCAGAGAACTGAAGCAAGAAGTTCTTGACGAAAATAAAAGATAG
- the sppA gene encoding signal peptide peptidase SppA, whose product MKKRTFILSFLICLVVFIFLGFVAVGIYLVLKEEKPGFVSSVKKVGLVKIEGVILDSKEIIEHLHQLRDNEAVPAILLRIDSPGGGVGPSQEIYKEILKLREKKKIVVSMGSLAASGGYYIASAADWIIANPGTLTGSIGVILQGMNMEELFKKIGVKTMVVKSGKYKDIFSPDREMTEDEKKLLQAMIDEVYEQFLDAIVQGRRNINKETLRSIADGRVFTGSQAKEYGLVDELGNFQDALEKAAQLGNIEGKPEVIEPKKKRLSILEQLVEGITHLSSQMAEGRSFKLMYLLQ is encoded by the coding sequence ATGAAAAAGCGAACCTTCATACTAAGTTTTTTAATATGTCTGGTAGTTTTCATTTTTCTGGGCTTTGTGGCCGTTGGGATTTATCTGGTTTTAAAGGAAGAAAAGCCGGGTTTTGTCAGCTCGGTTAAAAAAGTGGGGCTCGTTAAGATTGAAGGGGTTATTTTAGATTCCAAAGAAATCATCGAGCATCTCCATCAACTTCGAGATAACGAAGCAGTTCCTGCCATTCTCCTGAGAATCGATAGCCCCGGCGGGGGTGTAGGACCTTCCCAGGAAATTTACAAAGAAATCCTGAAACTTCGAGAAAAGAAAAAGATCGTTGTTTCCATGGGCTCCCTTGCAGCTTCCGGAGGCTATTACATTGCCAGTGCAGCAGATTGGATCATTGCCAATCCGGGGACTTTGACGGGTAGTATTGGAGTTATCCTTCAAGGTATGAATATGGAAGAGTTGTTCAAGAAAATCGGCGTGAAGACCATGGTTGTTAAAAGCGGTAAATATAAAGATATTTTCTCCCCGGATCGGGAGATGACCGAAGATGAAAAAAAACTTCTACAGGCAATGATCGATGAAGTTTACGAGCAATTTTTAGATGCCATCGTTCAGGGTCGTAGGAATATCAACAAAGAAACTTTAAGATCCATTGCGGATGGAAGGGTTTTTACAGGAAGCCAGGCGAAAGAGTATGGGTTGGTAGATGAATTGGGTAATTTCCAGGATGCCCTGGAAAAAGCTGCCCAATTGGGAAATATTGAAGGCAAACCCGAGGTGATCGAGCCTAAGAAGAAACGACTCTCTATTTTAGAACAGTTAGTAGAAGGAATAACCCATTTATCCTCTCAAATGGCAGAAGGGCGTTCTTTCAAGCTCATGTACTTGCTTCAATAA
- a CDS encoding 30S ribosomal protein S1: protein MVQDVTSPDKDFNGEIKNEKKEDSKEVNASSRGNPDIPQEEDFDLEDEAEKPDPELARLYEETLADIEEGSIVRGSIVQITDTEVLIDIGYKSEGTIPLREFKTVTGAPMEIKIGDQIDVYLESTEDEEGLVVLSKEKADRIQIWDQMAKAHEENRVVEGVVVEKIKGGLTVDIGVRSFLPGSQVDLRPVKNLESFIGQTIKAKIIKLNRRRGNIVLSRRAILEEERGALRKQTLQQIEEGKILKGIVKNVTEYGAFIDLGGIDGLLHITDMSWGRINHPSEILTVGSEIEVKVLKFDREKEKVSLGLKQKYPDPWETADQKYPVGSKVRGKVVSVTDYGAFVELEPGVEGLVHISEMSWTKKVKHPSKIANVGDMVEAVVLDLDKANRRISLGLKQMEPNPWTVVAEKYPVGSVVRGTVRNLTDFGAFVELEEGIDGLVHISDMSWTSRVKHPSEIVKKGDVVEAVVLGIDVEKERLSLGFKQLQPDPWQGISNQILVGANVKGKVVRLTDFGAFVELENGVEGLLHVSEISKKRIKKPSDVLSEGQEIMAKVIKLDEANRRIGLSIKAYKEEVGETEQDEETESTGHEAEVPQAQTEAESSEDKPAQET, encoded by the coding sequence ATGGTTCAAGACGTAACCTCACCTGATAAAGATTTTAACGGTGAAATTAAAAATGAAAAAAAGGAGGATTCTAAAGAGGTAAACGCATCTTCCCGGGGTAATCCAGATATTCCTCAAGAGGAGGATTTCGATTTGGAGGATGAAGCTGAGAAGCCAGATCCTGAGTTAGCCCGTCTCTACGAGGAAACCCTTGCAGATATTGAGGAAGGAAGTATTGTACGTGGCTCCATCGTTCAAATTACGGATACAGAAGTTCTTATCGATATTGGATATAAATCTGAAGGGACGATTCCTTTAAGGGAATTTAAAACGGTCACTGGAGCCCCCATGGAGATCAAAATCGGAGATCAGATAGACGTCTATCTGGAGAGTACTGAAGATGAGGAAGGATTGGTGGTTCTCTCTAAAGAAAAAGCAGATCGGATTCAAATCTGGGATCAAATGGCTAAAGCCCATGAGGAGAATAGAGTGGTAGAGGGAGTAGTAGTGGAAAAGATCAAGGGTGGCCTGACGGTGGATATTGGGGTTCGCTCTTTCCTTCCGGGTTCCCAGGTCGATTTACGTCCGGTTAAAAATTTAGAATCCTTTATAGGTCAGACGATTAAGGCTAAAATTATTAAACTCAATAGACGGCGAGGTAATATTGTACTCTCTCGTCGAGCAATTTTAGAGGAAGAACGTGGAGCGCTTCGTAAGCAAACGCTTCAGCAAATTGAAGAAGGTAAGATCCTTAAGGGTATTGTTAAAAATGTAACTGAATACGGAGCTTTTATAGATCTAGGTGGTATTGATGGTCTGCTTCATATCACCGATATGTCTTGGGGCCGTATTAATCATCCTTCAGAGATCTTGACCGTAGGATCGGAGATCGAAGTAAAGGTCCTGAAATTTGACCGGGAGAAGGAAAAAGTCTCTTTAGGCCTCAAACAAAAGTATCCGGATCCCTGGGAAACTGCAGATCAAAAGTATCCGGTTGGTTCTAAAGTCCGGGGGAAAGTCGTGAGTGTAACCGATTATGGGGCTTTTGTAGAGCTGGAACCTGGTGTTGAAGGACTCGTTCACATCTCAGAAATGTCCTGGACAAAAAAGGTGAAACACCCCTCTAAAATAGCCAACGTCGGGGACATGGTAGAAGCTGTGGTTTTGGATTTAGATAAGGCCAATCGAAGGATTTCGCTTGGGCTGAAACAAATGGAACCGAATCCCTGGACGGTAGTAGCCGAGAAATACCCGGTAGGTAGTGTGGTACGAGGTACAGTACGAAATCTTACAGACTTTGGAGCCTTTGTCGAACTGGAAGAGGGTATCGACGGTCTTGTTCATATATCGGATATGTCCTGGACGAGTCGGGTGAAGCATCCTTCTGAAATCGTCAAAAAGGGAGATGTTGTGGAGGCGGTGGTGCTGGGAATAGATGTTGAAAAAGAGCGATTATCCTTAGGATTTAAACAACTTCAACCCGATCCCTGGCAGGGAATCAGTAACCAAATTTTGGTGGGAGCTAACGTAAAAGGAAAGGTTGTTCGGTTGACCGATTTTGGTGCGTTCGTAGAACTTGAAAATGGAGTTGAAGGGCTACTTCATGTCTCTGAGATCAGTAAAAAACGCATCAAAAAACCTTCTGATGTTTTATCTGAAGGACAGGAAATTATGGCCAAGGTGATTAAACTGGATGAAGCAAATCGTCGCATCGGCTTAAGCATTAAGGCCTATAAAGAGGAGGTTGGAGAAACCGAACAGGATGAGGAAACGGAATCGACCGGCCATGAAGCAGAAGTCCCACAAGCTCAAACCGAAGCCGAATCTTCTGAAGATAAGCCCGCCCAAGAAACTTAG